The nucleotide sequence ATCAGACTGTGGACAGACTCCAGACCGCACTTCCCAGACTCACCATAGAACTGGATCTCGTTTAGCCAATCACAGCGCTTCACCAGAGCACATTTGGAAAACCACAACTCTCACAGCCTTATGACCGGGCCAGACAACCCCTCTGGCTGATGTCCATGACTGCTGTGGCAACAGTATCCAAGCAACTGAGCATCCCAGGGACGGATGCAGAGAGCTGCTCTGTCAACAACATCGAATTAGCTTTGATCAAACAAAATGGAGTTTTGTCAGACCACCCGGGGCAGTTCAACAATGTTATATTGCCATCATCAATAAATTTTCAactagttttgttgttgttttttcacacACATCTTATTTGATTTCTTATGAAGAAgctacagaaacaaaatatgttgCAGAAAGATCTTTAATGATTTagtctgaaaacaaacaaaaactaattttccatctattcattttaacacaaaaacacatttgcgaATCACGTCTCTTCAATTTGGCATTTGGTGCAAGTCAGTGGCTCAATTATTAGCACCCGTCATAAAGGCAACAAAACGATCATTATGTCCACAATGgggtaataaatgttaaagggAACCCAGTGTATTAAGCTTTATAAaatatgtctcttactgaaatatgtagtagaaaacccatgaaagatttacgttatttaaaaaatccacatcgttttatacatattttggactatggaggGTGCCATTATTtagatgacgtgaaatggttgcactctgtaagctactggcgctacctgatgctatttttaccacaacctggaaaataaaatgctgatacgatgccacattgtgcagcttttgcTTGTAATTTTAAGTCGGAGGTCAACAAGAGAAGTGAtttaagtcttcactgctttcctagtgataagaagaggagaaaagaatgagaagatgcctgtggatgaataaaacttgtTAAAGACCTGTGCCTTTGTTcttccactttagccctgatgcctttgtgGCTTTTTAGACCACAGctgctgaaagagcttacaaacggcagagacaagacacgctagatgccatcctggcaggatgtaaacatgccgacacTTGTCACGATggcgcagccactgaaggagtttctcagcgtggatttcactcgatacCCGGGAGgattagactccttgtggggaaaaatctctctttcaatagctgtggtcatcgtatcaatattttattttctgagttgtgttgtggtaaaaacagcaatagtTAGTGCCAGCACCACACCGAGTGTAACCATTTGATGTGACCTAAATAGTTAGTGTactgttgtatgtttatattatgcttaactagtatgtagcaccgtggtcctgtgAGACACGACATCTCGTTCCActatatgtccacacatgtagcagaatgacaataaagcttgacttgacttgactaatTGTGTCCCCTATAGtccaaaatgtgtataaaacaatgtggatgttttaaataacgtaaatctttcatgggttttctactacataagtaagagacatcatttatgttatattaagccatataaGTCCTAATACCTGGGGTTTCCTATTAAGAAAATACAGGGTTATGTCCAGACCCACACAAAAAATGCCACAGATTTCTGTACAATTCAAACAAGTCCTACACATCCCCAAAcctattgttattaaatattttggctAATTTGATTGTGCTTTCAgcaactcacaattctaatttttaaaaattccacAGTCTTTTATCTACAGAGAATCTGAAGAAAGTTTGTTGATTCTGTCTGGGTCTGGTTACGTCTCTAGAAATGATTTTAgtcatacagtatatacacacTTCAAACAAACATGAAGCATCATTAGGATTTATAGTAAAGAAAAATATCTGCATCTAATAAaggtacaaaaaaattaaatcggTCCCACAGAGCAAACTCTTCTACAGCACTGATATTAGTCTCTAATCAAACTATGAAGCACAGCACAGCATTCAGTTTTAACgctattattattgctgttgtctTTTTACATATGACAGAAATGCCTCTGTGAGTCTTTGCTTTGGCAGTGTGACATCATTGTTCTATAGGCAGAGCAGAGCCCTttgtctatctctctctctctcacacacacacacacacactcacacaccaGCTGGGAGGTGGTTGGTCGGTTCTCGGGTTCCTGATGAGTTGACGTCCATCATATGTTGGGTAGATGATAGTTGAATTTGCGCAGGTTGTTGTAGTATTTTCTGTTCTCCACGGCTGGGAAGACAGTACTGCTGGCCAACTGAGGCAGATACTACACAGACAGAGAACAGGgagttaaaatattaatataaatgggAGTTTTTATGGGTAATAGTAGGGAAGGGCAGTATGACCAACAAAGTAATTtggtgtatttaaatttttttatttaaaaatatagttatgTTTAtacctgaaaataaataaataaacataaatattctGTTACAAAAGCTTAGGGCTGGTAAGTGTTTAATGTCTTTGAAAGAAGCCTTTTTATGCTCACCCAGgctgcatttttaataaaaaatacagtaaaaacaacttaaatattttttgtttgaatatatttttaaagtttaattctGTGAAGGTAAAActaaatttcagcatcattactctagtctttagtgtcacgatacttcagaaatcattctaatatgctcatttggtgctcaagaaacatttattattattattattattatcaatagttgtgttgcttcatatttttgtgaaaaccatgatacgtttttttttttactttaatgactagaaagttcaaaagaacttgaaatcttttgtaacattacaaatgtcacttttgattaataaaagtattttttaaaatgaaacaaatgtatttttagacgtacatatatatatttttaaaataatatattttaaaacatcttttctaaataaataaataaataaacacactacctttcaaaagtttgggatcggtaagagttttaatgtttttaaagaagctttTTATgatcatcaaggctgcatttattaaaaaaacagtaatattgtgaaatattattgcaatttaaaatgactgttttctgttttaatatattataaaatataatttatacctgtgatacaaagctgaattttcagcatcattacttcagtcttaaatgtcatatgatccttcagaaatcattctaatatgctgatttattatcaatgttggaaactgttgtgctgcttaatattttttttggaacctgtgatacgtttttcaggatttttaaaggagttaaaaagttaaaaagaacagcatttatttaaaatagaatttttttgcatacactactgttcaaaatgttggggttagtctttttttttctttctttcttttgaaagaaatcaatatttttatttatcaagtatgtgttaaattaataaaaagtgatagtaaagacttacattgttattcttttttaaataaatgctactctttttttttttttttatttattaaagaatcctaaaaatatcacaggtatcacaggttccaaaaaaacattaagcagcataaccgtttccaacattgataataaattagcatatttgaatgatttctgaaggatcatgtgtccctgaagactggagtaatgatgctgaaaattcagttttgatcacaggaataaattcctgtagtgtatgcaaaaaaatgtctactttcaaaccggtattttaaattgcaataatattccacaatattatagttttttagtatttttgatcaattaaatgcagccttgatgagaataaaagacttctttataaTAAAGGTCACAAGGCCCATCCCAAAGTGTGAGTGTTGTAGTCAAAGCAACAGACCCCAGGTGGCAGGTGTTTGCGTGGCTGGCGTGTGCGTCTCTTGCGGTCCAGTTCACGTGTCACACTCTCGCTCTCTTCCCTCAGACTGTCAAAGTATGGCAGTTCCAGTAAGTGCTCACAGGACAACCTCTCAGCCGGGTCCATCCGCAGACAACCctaagacagacagacagacagacagacagacgtcTGGTACTGGTTCTGAGTGTCAGTGGCCATCTGTATGAATGGCGTATGTGTTTAACTGACCTTCATGAGGCTCAGCGCTTGGTACGAGAGATTTGGATACTTCAGTTCAAGAGGCTCCTGTAGATTAGACACATATTGACTGTGAACTGGTTTACTTTCTAGATCTTATGCAGAATATAGTATCAAAACGTAATGATAATCTCACCATCTCTTGTGGTTCAGGGACACAAACTCCACTGAAGAACTGGTTAGTGCTGAACACCTGCTGGTGTCGAGGAATCAACTCAcctatgaacaaacaaacactacttattacatgcATTCATTCACATATCATATGAACAGCTGGAGTTATGTGTGTTTCTTACCCAGAGTTTTCCTGATGAGATACAGCTGGTCTACATCGGATTTGCCCGGCCATAAAGGAGCACCAGAGAGCAGCTCTGCGAACACACACCCTACTGCCCAGACGTCCACTGGTGGGCCGTACTGCGTGTCTCCTACTAGCAGTTCTGGAGCTCTGTACCACCGCGTCGCTACATAATCCGTGTAATAATCACACGGACCCGCTGGAAAAAAGCGAGCTGTTAGATAAATGGAAAGTTGGAGGTAGGGAGTGTGTGGTTTGTGTGTATGGATTATATGTGTACACGCACTGAGGATCCTGGCAAAGCCAAAGTCGCAGAGTTTGATGACTTGATGTTTGGTGATGAGAATATTTTCAGGCTTCACGTCTCTGTGGATAcactaaaaacacacatttttgaaTCACTCTGAGAGTCTCCTAAAACATCTGATCTAATGACAGTATTAAGATggtttacaaaaattaaattgcagAAACAGTTATTACTAAAATAGATTCCGGATTTgattatggagatgctgatccGGATTCTGCCTCTCTGGTAatcaattgtattattgtatcaTCACTATTGTTATCATATACTGTACACTGGTAAAAGCAAATGATGTTGAGGATGTACTAAAATAGGTGGGATCCAGACATTTGGAAATTAGctgttacatttatttctaggctttaaaacagaacaaaacaaaatccaaaaataaaacaaaacaaaacaacataaaacaaagcgaaataaaacaaaccaaaataaagtaaaataaaacaaagcaaaaaattaaaacaaagtaaaataaaaaactaaataaaacaaagcaagacaagacgagacaaaaaaacaaaatcaagtaaaataaaacaaagcaaagcaaaataaaacaaaataaagtaaaataaaacaaaacaatacaaataaaacaaataaaaaaaactaaacaaaataaaacaaagcaaagcaaaataaaaccaaaaatagaataaaactaaattacataaaaaaatcacttaatttaAATAAGGAGTGCCACAGAAATCCatgaaaaaattgaaaaattaaaaattctaaaatgttttttaacaatgtttttatcaaatttacagaatgtaaatatattgtaataattactTTGGTACAGtgacaattatttaatttagaaaaaaaaataaaacatttctttatcagggttattatagtcaactaaaactgaaactaaaaccataaaaaaattattttgatacttgaaataaagtagacatgaaagactgaaaaataataacagtaataaaaactaaaaatctttCTAAAATTCCattacatttgtcattttaatttagtctgACTTGTGCTAAAATAAcaagctaaaactaaaattaaaaaaaactactaaactactaaaaaaataaaaacacacaacaaaaaaaaccctttaaagttaaaatggaaaatataaaaataaaaactatatatatatattctgggCAGAGGCATTACATCTAAGAAAATGATCCCGTTAAGAAGATAATACAGTGGGAGAGAgcagcaataattaaaaaattcttacattttgTTTATGGCAGAAGTTCACAGCCTGAAGTGTTTGCCAGATGATGCTTTTAACCATGTGTTCTGGAACACTGAgtgaacacagacacacaaaagcATTACAATGCAGTTACAGGAACACAAACCTCGTTTTCTACTTCAGCCATTCATTCTTTGCTCCCTCTGTCTGTCTCAAACTCTAGACTAACTCTATAGGTTCTGATGATAtagtgtgtatgtgcatgtatgAGTGCTCTATTGTGCGAGCTCTGTTGATTCTTGACTTGTAAATCAAGAGGAGGACACATAAAGAgttaaatgttgttaaatgtttaacagcGTCTCCCTCAAGTGCACCACAGAGGACAAATGCATCCTGCTGTAAACATTCCACCAAAGACATGCTGAGCGTCAtagcaacaaaaacacaatatgcaTGTTAGTGTGAGAAACACAGAGCTGTTTTATAGGTgtgtctgcatgtgtgtgtgttcgttcTCACCCTCTTGGGTATCTGTCCAGCTCATTTAGGACGGTGTGGTCACAGTACTCAAACACCAGGTGCAGTTTTCTCTTTCTTCTAAACACCTCAATCAGATTCACCAGGTTTGGATGTTTCAGTTGCTAAACACACACAACGTAATGAACAAATTAGGAtttatacactgccagtcaaaagtttttttatgtttttttaagtaagtaacttcgatccaaagtacagcaaaaacagtcaaatatttttactatttaaaataactgttttctatttgaaaatattttaaaatgtaatttattcctgtgaaaaaggctgaattttcagcatcattacttttgtccttcagaaatcatttttatattttgttttgctgttttagaaacatttattattattattatcaatatttaaaacagttaatttttttcccaggattctttaattaatagaaaaatccaaagatcagcatttatctgaagtaaaaaacttttgtaacattatacactataccattcaaaaacttggagtcagtataatttttttaatgcttttatttagtaaggatgctaaattaattaaaagtgatgataaagacatttagaatgtcacaaaagatttctattacatataaataatgttcttctgaattttctattcattgaagaaacctgacaaaattctgcttagctgttttaaacataataataatacatgctttttgagcagcaaatcagaacattaaaatgatttctgaaggatcatgtgactggagtaatgatgctaaaaatcagctttgaatcacagaaataaattacattttaaaatatattcaaatagaaaacagttattttaaatagtaaaaatatttcaaaatttcactatttttgctgtactttggatcaaataaaggcaggcTTGGTGAGGAGTTTCACAAATACTGcaaaatcagaaatatttcttattctttttGCATTATcaaattgctaaaactttatttacaggttcaaatgaaaaaaaaaaaacaacatttccaATACAGTCTGAGACTTTTGACTTCActttatatgtgtatttttgatTCAGCATTcgcaattgtttttttacatttttgataattaaaGTAAAGctggaataaatataaaacataaatattacatgaaaaaactttattagatggaaatgaaataaactgaatttattagatggaaactgaaataaattagttgtactaaattactaaaaataaaataaaataaaaatattaataatataaaataaaatgagtaataACTTATTAATAGAAATCATGtaacaaattactaaaattaaaatataaaaataaagcttatcaaaatatgaacaataattataatagtatataaactatacaaaaataacacaatgcCCCATATTGCCAACAGAAACAGATCAGCATCCACCCCAgatttattctaattaaataaatcctAAAACCATCTTCAACCGCAAGATTTCAGAAGTTTACAGTTTAGaataaactgaaactaaaacaaaataatagatATTTGAACATGATCTCAGAATATCAAATATCTAGAGTCAAATAAATAGACTCAAGTCTGTGGTACAGTAACCTCCTGAAAAATCCCTCAAGGGAGGGGAAGGAAACAACAAGaatattcattcatccattcatgcATAACAGAGTGAAATTAATTGGTAAGCCAGTGCTGGCTGACATGTCAGATCTTCAAAGGGCCACTGCTTTGCTCTCAGCTCAAAGGAAAGAGTTTGCAAATCACACAAGAGCTCCAGACACGGATTATTAAAACATCCCGTCGCCACGCGCCCACTAATGAGACAAAAATACTACTTATACTATTTTTCAAGTCTACAGACGATTACAGTAACAAAACACGAATCAAAAAGACTTTCTCTTAAACCAGATTAAACTGCTTTGCTGGTTTTGGATCTGGGCACACCAGTTAAGACCAACAAACCATTTTAAACTGGGATTATTCCAGCAGGGTCAGACTGAGTGTTTACCTTCAGCATGCGGATTTCCCTGAGCGCTATTTTCTTAATGATGGGATCGTCCTCAGACTCCACAAACTTCTTGATGGCAACGATCTGTCCGGTGTCTCTATTCCTGCACTTGAACACGACGCCGTAAGAGCCTTCACCGATTTTACTGATCTTCTCATACTTCTCCATCCCTGTGAAACCAGCAGAAAACACTTATAATACTGTCTAATGTGAAAACCTGGAGACAATATGAGGCTtgtaaaaacacatacagggcttaagataaaatatatattttattttaaccatgttaAGGTGTAATTACAAAAGGAAGTACTACTATAGTGAGTACATGTAACAAAGACACTGAAAAATAGTTAGCAAAAAACCCCaaacattttatgtatgtatgggCCTTTTAccttaaaaacaacatttagaaATTGTTTTATGCCACTAAAAGTTCACATattgcaatattaaatatttcttaatttcttaaaatgtatacaatatgTATTCTGAGGTAACTGAAGTCTTCCTTGTGCTGAAAGAAAGGCATTATTGTTATGTAACTTAACTTTACTGTGGTGAAGTCCGTTGTAGTCAAGTCTACTCCTCTAGTGTACTAAACTGTGTACGGGTTATTGTTAGTACCTTAGTATCAAGAAAATTATAgcctaaaacaaaaatatgctaCACATACATCTTAACTAATAATATACAGACAGTTAAATACACAACTTACCTTCCAATGTCTCATCCAAATGTTTACtttgtgataaaataaaatgaaagcgTACACAAATAGCAATTTCCTGAGGACGAAATCTGTCAAATAACCGGAGCTGTGTTGTACTGAGTGAATCTGACGGACAGATACAGCCTTGTGTCCGCGCTCCGTGAGAATGTGTTTGAGTTCGCATGGAGAAGAAAACACGCTATTTACAAGCTGCACGTCGCCGTAGAAACCGAGTCGAGACTCCGCCTCCACTCCGGGCGCGCTTCATTCTGCACAGCAACACGCTGAAGGCGCGAAACAATTTGCGCGGTCTGACCTCAGATCAGCATTTTACGAGAACAGAGCAGTGGGACTGTAAATCCCTGCATCCGATGACATAAATCAAATGTCACGCAGTTTTTTCCACCtgtacacacaaatacacacccAACAATGCGCGCGACCGTGAGGTAACAAGTGCACGCGCAGGAGTTTCTGTTAATCACTCTTGCTCGCACGTGTATCCGCAAGAGAACgttatttttcttattaaataAGGTGTGAGAACAACAAACAAGTCCCTTAGTCGATCACACAGCACACTGCAAACTTGTATATTGTGTACTtgtaataattagtaattacaactacaacaaaaatacaaccctacagtcaaaagtttttgaaccggaattttattgttgttttttaaagaattctcttctgctcaccaaacctgtatttgatccaaaaaagcagtaatattgttaaatattttttagtatttaaaatactgctttctatttatatatatttatatttatttctgtgatcaaagctacattttttagcatcattacttcggtcttcagtgtcacgtgatccttcagaaatcattctaatatactgatttgctgctcaaaaagcattttttattttttatcatcaatttttaaaacagttgagtatatttttcaggattctttgatgaacagaaagatgcaaagatcagcatttatctgaaaaaaaaaatgtttatgtaacattatacactatacctttCATAAGCTTGGAgtctataatttttttaggGGAAagaaactacagaaaaacacttttctttagcaaagatgctttaaattgaccaaaagtgatgaaaaaaaaatatttataatgttacaaatgattttggtaacactttaatatAGGGAACAATTtttactattaactaattgcttattagcatgtctGTTCATAACATACTGGCTATTTATTAgtgcttataaagcacatattctgcatgaccatactGTACATCCCTAATCATACCCAAtatctaaacttaacaactaccttacaaACTACTAAGAAGCAAGTTAGTAGTTTTTGAAGCAAAAGTCAttgttaatggtttgttaatagtgagaatctGACCTTAAAACACAGTGTGACCAAGATTtcgatttcagataaatgctgttcttctgaactttctattcatcaaagaaacctgaataataataatgatttttgagcagcaaatcagaatattagaatgatttctttaggatcatgtgacaggagtaattatgctaaaaatcagctttgaaatcacaggaataaattacattttaaataatattcaaatagacagcagctattttaagtcattttaagttgttttaagtttatagtaaaaatatttcaaaattgtactttttgctgtacttcagatcaaataaatgcaggcttggtgagcagaagagacttctttaaaaaacatttaaaatcttaaaaacttttgactgctactGTATATACTGTTTTTAATTGTGAGCATGTCCAAATATGTTGGTTTTGAGAGATTTTAACTATTTCTCTGTGtatttttatctgaaaagacTTTCACAAACATCCCAAAGTGTTAACAACTGCCTTTTTATTACAAAAGCTGCATACATTAAAACTAAAGCAACGGAAACACTTGAGATATTACAGTAACATCACATCTCccatgttttgtcatttttaaatacaaaaagaacATGTACAAAAGTGCTTACATGGTGCAAGTATTGAattaaagttacttttaaaaagagataactgaaactttaaaatattactcagctggagaaaataaaaagagCTACATCAAATAAAGAGAAAATGACctgcagcagaaaaaaatattcactCAGTAACATGAGGGCGAGATGCTTCACTCACATGCctcagctgaataaataacacTCACTCATTCTCCCAAATAAACCTCCCCATTAGCCGGCATGAAAACCTGACATTTTAAATCCACATTAACACAAAACCTCAGATATTAGTTAAGTTTAATAAAACCGTTCCCTTATATGGCACTTTTTGAGCAGCAACGCATGTTGCTCAATGTTCTATCTTTGCAGCTTTAATGttggtttaatgttttttaaatgtttagaatgattacatttaatagggtttaaaaaaacaagtatttaaCGCATCTACGGCTTGCAGTTCTGGCGATTGCTTGCTTGATTTGCACAAATCTGACTGGCTGCTGTAGAACTGCATGATGTTTGATATTGAATGCCTGAAATGGCGAGATGTCTGGGTGTTTCTGGCGTTGGGCAGCGCATGGCAATAAGGCTGCAGTGAGATTTAGCACTAAACACAGTCTGCTCATCAGCTCAGCTGTGGTTGTCCAGCGTCGGCTCCATTCCGAAACGAATGCATCGTGGGTACCGCAACGGCTCCAGGTGCAGCGTGCCTGAACGGCTGAAGGAGGCGGAGCTAATAACTGTTCTCATGTCCAGCCAGGATGTAGAGGTTACTGAGAGCGGTAGGGTTATCTGTAGGCCGGCTCTCCAAAACAACAACcctaaaatgcacaaatgccCACATATTTtaacacacaaatacacttACCAGAATCAACATGTACCATATAGAGGAGATGAGTGTAAAAAGGGATGGAAGAAAGCCAATGACTATGCAAACGCAGAGGGGCTGCGTGAGGTTGGTGCAAGCGGGAGGCTGGTCGTGTCCTCGGCAGAAGGCGACAGATGAAATTACAGCACTGAGACACCAGCCTGGCACTGccagtgtaaataaaatatggaGATCTCAGAGGAAGAGTGAAAAAGAGAGACAGTGTGTGCTAAAGAGGGTCTTGGGGTGGTGCAGGGCCATTGTGTATGTGGCATCAATGTATGGTGACACAGATATGTTTCTTTGaccaaaagaaaacacattgtTGAGCACTGGATATACATTAAAACTTGGCAGAAAAGTCGTGTCAATATAatgcttgttttatttgcatacaccaccaatcaaaagttttttaacaataagatttttaatgttttttaaagaagtctcttctgcttaagaagcctgcatttgtttgatctaaagcacagtaaaagcagtacatttttgaaatatttttactatttaaaataactgttttctatctgaatatattttaaaatgtaatttattcatgtgatttcaaagctgaatttttagcatcattactccagtcacatgacttgctgctcaaaaaaacatttattattatgttgaaaacagctgaatagattttttcaggttctttgatgaacagaaagttcaggagaacagcatttatctgaaatagaaatcttttgtagcattataaatgtctttatcataatttctgatcaatttaaagcatctttactAAACAAAAGTATTGATTTTTGGATTGACTGGattgatttctatttaaaaaaattaaacttactCCAAGCtgttgaatggtatagtgtataatgttacaaaagctttttatttcagataaatgctgatctttggatcttcctattcaacaaagaatccAAAAAACTGTACTCaactgttaaatattaatgtttaaaataataatgtttactgaactgcaaatcagcatattagaatgatttctgaaggatcatgtgacactgtagactggaataatgatgatgaaaattttgctttgatgacaggaataaattacattttaaaatatattcaaatagacaacagttattttaaatagcaaaaatataaaaaaatgtactgcttttgctgtactttggatcaaataaatgcaggctttgtgaacagaagagacttctttataaaacaaacaaacaaacaaacaacattaaaaatcttcctgttcaaaaacttttgactggtagagtaaATGTTTCTGAATACAAGAAGTGCCTGCTTTTCCTACCCTAAAggattttgtctgttttttaattgcatttttattttcattcatttaaaatgtatttaattaatgtcAACCCTAAAAGCCTGGACTACACTTTTGTACATTTGTTGACCTTGTACATTATTTATGTCATGTCCtgcaaactaaaataaatgttattgagctgaataatttttgtaagCTCCAGAAaaatatcatggtttccacaaaaacatattaagctgtaataataagaaaaacttTTTGACCACCAattcggcatattagaatgatttctgaaggatcatgtgacactaaagactagtataatggctgctgaa is from Labeo rohita strain BAU-BD-2019 chromosome 13, IGBB_LRoh.1.0, whole genome shotgun sequence and encodes:
- the cdkl1 gene encoding cyclin-dependent kinase-like 1; translated protein: MRTQTHSHGARTQGCICPSDSLSTTQLRLFDRFRPQEIAICVRFHFILSQSKHLDETLEGMEKYEKISKIGEGSYGVVFKCRNRDTGQIVAIKKFVESEDDPIIKKIALREIRMLKQLKHPNLVNLIEVFRRKRKLHLVFEYCDHTVLNELDRYPRGVPEHMVKSIIWQTLQAVNFCHKQNCIHRDVKPENILITKHQVIKLCDFGFARILTGPCDYYTDYVATRWYRAPELLVGDTQYGPPVDVWAVGCVFAELLSGAPLWPGKSDVDQLYLIRKTLGELIPRHQQVFSTNQFFSGVCVPEPQEMEPLELKYPNLSYQALSLMKGCLRMDPAERLSCEHLLELPYFDSLREESESVTRELDRKRRTRQPRKHLPPGYLPQLASSTVFPAVENRKYYNNLRKFNYHLPNI